The genomic window CAGGCCGAAGGCATGCGTTCCGTTTTTCCGTGGGAGGCCAGAAATTAATAGGCAACACCAAAAAAAAATTATAAAAAAAATCCTTCTCAGATCTTCTTCTCGAGCGCCTTCTCAACGATCTTAATCGCACACAGATCCCCGCACATCGAACAGGTCTCGCATGCACCATCGCGGTCATGCACCGCACGGGCATGATCACCAAACAGCGACAACGCATACTGCCCTTCCCAGTCAAGCGTTCTGCGTGCCTCAGCCATCGCCGCCTGACGCGGCAGCTCAGCCTCACGCCTGCGGGTCAGATCGCCCACATGCGCCGCAACCTTCGCAACCCGCGTCCCCTCAATAATATCCCTCGTATCAGGCAGCGCCAGATGCTCTGACGGCGACACCATACACAGGAAATCGGCCCCCGCAGCTGCTGCCGCAGCCCCGCCGATAGCGCCCGTAATATGATCATACCCGGGAGCAATATCAGTTACCAGCGGCCCGAGCAGATACAGCGGAGCAAAACCTGTGATCTCCTTAATCATCTTCACATTATACGAAATCTCATTATAGTCCATGTGCCCCGGACCCTCAATCATCCGCTGCACACCTTTCGCGTGCGCAACACGGGCAAGTTTCCCGAGCGTCAGATACTCCTGCGACTTCGCAAGCCGTGTTGAGTCCACGTATGCGCCGGGCCGCATCCCATCCCCAAGCGACAGCGCAATCTCATACTCATCCAAAATCTCCAGCAGATACTCATACTCAGCATACAGCGGATTCTCCTCGCCGGACGCAAGCATCATCGCCGTATGAAACGAGCCTCCGCGGGAGACAACGCCCATCACTCTTGGGTCCAGACGCAGCGTCTCCACCACCTCAAGATTCACCCCGCAGTGCAGCGTCATAAAATCCACGCCCTGCTCAGCCTGCTCACGGATAACCTTGAACAACAGATCAGCAGACAGATCAATCACATTGCCAGCACGCCGGACCGCCTCGTACACCGGCACCGTTCCGACCGGAATCGGGAGCTTTAGAATCTCCTTACGCATTGCTGCAAGATCGCCGCCGGTCGAGAGATCCATAATCGCGTCCGCACCGTTTGCAATCGCTGCGTTCGCTTTTTCTATTTCCATCGTCGGATCGCACCGCTGACCCGACGTTCCGATATTCACGTTGACCTTCACCCTCGCCCCTTCTCCGATCACGCAGGGAGTATAGGGACGGCGGGCATTCTTCAGAAGAATCGTTCTGCCCGCGGCAATATTTCCGGCAAGCGCCTCAGGCGTCATGCCCTCGGCCTTTGCTGCCTCCACCAGACCAGAAAGGTCGCCGTTTCGGCAGTCACGAAGAATTGAGTGCATTCGAATATATCATTTGTCCTCACGACTCATTATAGTGTATGAGTGAACCCATTCGCTGGCTGCGTGAGATAGGCTGGCGTTCCAACTCCTATGTATGCGGCAGCATTCTCGTCGATGCTTCCCAGCCGGTGACAACAGTCGCCCCCTATAAAGACCAGATCGAAACGATCGTCTTAACCCACGGCCATTATGATCATATGGCCAATGTCCGCGCTCTTGCAGACCTCTGCAATGCAGAGGTCTGTGTCGGTGCGGGCGATCTGACATTTCTTTCTGACGACTCGCTCTGCCTCTCAACACACTTCGGCGAGCATGCCCCAGGCATTTCAGCAACCCCGTTGAACAACGGGGACCGCGTCGGTGAGTTCGTGGTCATCAACACTCCCGGTCACACCCGCGGCAGTATCTGTCTCTACCGCGAGGAGGACGGTGCGTTAATTGCAGGGGATACGCTGTTCCCGCACGGTTCATTCGGCAGAACTGATCTCCCGACCGGCAATCACGCTGATCTCATCGCATCCGTGAACCGGCTTGCGGAGCTCCGCATTGAGTCACTCTGGTGCGGTCATGATATGCCTGTTCCGTCCGGTGCGATGCGTGATGTTCTCCTGTCTCAGGCGGAAGTCCCGAAGTATGGATAAGGGGATCTACTGTCTGATTCTTGAGTGTACTGCTCCGCAGACGGTGCGAGTCGGTGCTCTTGGGGAACTGGATTTTCCTTCAGGCTGGTATCTGTATGCAGGCTCGGCCCTTGGGAGCGGCGGGCTCTCGCGGGTCAGCCGCCATGTCCGGTTCTATCGCGAGCAGTACCGAAAACCGAAGTGGCATATCGATTATCTTCTGGCGTCGCCTGAGGTCCGGCTCTGCAGGACGGTCTGTGCAAAGACCGAGTCGGATCTTGAGTGTGTGCTTGCGGCTTCTCTTGGAGGGGACGGGGTTCCTTCCTTCGGCTGCTCAGACTGCGACTGTGCGACGCATCTGTTTTATCGGAAAGAGATGCCGGAGGCTGAGGTTCTTGCGGCGTTTGAGAGAACAGGGCTGTGCGGGTCGGTGCATGTGGTTGATGAGATTTTGAAACGCGAATAGCGCGAATAAAAAAATAATCTATGAATATCTAAACGAAAAATTCTGCCAAAAAAAAAAAATAAATAATTTTGATAATTTATTAAAAACCGCCATTGGTGATTTTTTTTATTCGCGCTATTCCGCGAAGCGGTAAGCAGGCCGAAACGACTCCCGAAGGGGGAGTTTAACACGACGGAACGTCGTGTGGAAGGCATGCGATTCGCGCTATTCGCGTTTCAGAGATTCTAATCTGGCCCCGACACTCAGATAATGTCCGTTCACCAGCTCAAACCCTGGCATCTCCTTCTTTCCTTCCGGTTTCGCCGACAGAATACACAAAGCCCCGTCTCCGGTCATCACCACCGGCCCTTTTCGTTTCAGAACGTCCACCACCTGTCCGGGCTCCCCTGCATGCTCCCCGAAAACCCGCTCGCTCCGGTAGACCAGCAGCCGCTTTCCGTCAGGAAGCCTCGTGTTCGCACACGGCGCCGGCGACAGCCCGCGAATCCGGTTATGAATCATCCTCGCAGGCATCGACCAGTCAATCACACACTCCTCCTTTGTGATCGACGGAGCAAACGTCGCCTTCGCATGATCCTGCGGCGTTGCGCAAACATCTCCGGATGAAACTCTCTCCAGCGCTTCAACGAGCGCCTTGGCCCCGAGAGCTGCGAGCCGGTCATGCAGCTCCCCAAACGTCTCATCGCCCCCTACTGCAAGCGACTTTGAGAGAATCACGTCCCCTGCATCCAGGTCCTTTGTGATGTACATGATCGACACTCCCGCCTCCTCATCCCCATTCAGCACCGAGTACTGCATCGGCGCTGCTCCGCGGTAGCGGGGCAGCAGAGAGCCATGAATATTGATGATCTTCTGCGGCGGCAGATTGATGATCTCATCAGGAATCATCATGCCAAACGCCACCACCACGCCGATATCAGCATGCAGCGCCGCAAGATCCGCGAACAACTGCGGATCCCTCATCGACTCAGGCTGAAAGATCGGAATATCATGCGCAAGCGCATACTCCTTCACCGGCGAAAAAACAATCTTGTTCCCGCGTCGGTTCGGTTTGTCCACCCTTGTCACCACACCGACGATCTCATGCTCAGCCGCGACCGCCTCAAGAGCCGGAACCGCATACGCAGGCGTCCCCATAAACAGAACTCTCATTCGGCCTTCTCCCCAGCAAGCCGCTCCAGATCGCGGGCTACCATCTTGCGTGCGATCGGTGTCAGCCGGTCGACGAACAGAACCCCGTCCAGATGATCATACTCATGCTGAAACACCCGTGCCGGAAAGTCCTTCAGCTCCTCTTCGATCGTCTCTCCGGTCTCGTTCTGATACCGCACCAAAATCCGCTTCGGTCTCCGGACTTTTTTGTGAACGCCCGGTATCGAGAGACATCCCTCCTCCATCTCAGATGTGGAGTTGCCGGCTGAAAGGATCTCGGGATTGATCACTTTGCGGAGTTTGTCGCCTGCATCCATCACAAAAAAACGCTGAGGGACACCTATCTGCGGCGCGGCAAGCCCGACGCCGCGGCTGTTCCGCATGAAAGGCACCATCTCCTCGAGCTGTTGCACCAGTTCCGGCGTTATTGCATCGACCGGCGTGCATCCGGCGGACAGGACCGTTTCTCCGTATATATAGACCCGCATGTATGGAATATATTGAACGGCAGAAATCATGAACACTTTGTTTTGGGGAATATTTCTGATAAAATAGGACTTATGCGGTGACAAGTTGTGATACCACGAAAAGATTTAGTCGATTTTTTTGTGAGAGTACATGTTTCAGCCCACGGGACGCACGCCTGCGGCATGCATCCCGTGGGCATCTCAAACATAATAGTACAACAACAACCAAAAATATACAATTATCATCTCAGAGAGCGCTATATATAGGTCCGGGTTCTGACCCGTTGAACTCCCGCCAGCATAATCGAAGCGGAACCATTCCCTCACCTCCACTCACCCACTCCCAAGGTGATATTCATGCCAAGTAGCGAACAAATCCACCCCAAAAATGCAGGTTCGGACTTCGGCAATCTTGCCGATTTCCTGACCCCGTTCGAACACAGTCAAAACGCCGTCTCTCCTTCCGAGGAGTCTCCGGTGTTTCCCGCTGTGTTCTATCTTCATGAAAAGATCACTGATTCAGTGAAGCAGGTGCATCTTGCACTCGCGCGGTTCAATGCCTCAGGCCATGGGCCTACGGTATTCCGACAGGACGGACATCTCGTCCGTGTTGTTCAAAACGAGGACGGCAGCTACGCTGTTGTCCCGCTGGACCGCAACCGGCTTCGCCTGATCCTCTCGGAAGCCGGCACATGGAAACGCTTTTTGAAGGACGTCATCGTCGAGCCGCACAATGCCCTGCTGGATGCGGCGATCGCCGCTCCTTCGGAGCGGTATCGGCTGATTCCGGTGCTTGCCGGTCTGCACTCCGGCGTCCTCCTCAGAGCTGACGGAACGATTGCATGCACGGCAGGGTTTGATGCGGCATCAGGATTTTTTCTGACAGCAACGCACACGCTTCCGCCAGTGCCCGAGCATCCGAGTGAATCGGATGTCGGTTTCGTCCGCGAGATGCTTGCCGATATTTTCGGCGAGTTTTTGTTTGCCGGTCCTGCGGACGCAGCGAACGCGGTTGCGGCATTGATGACTGCCGTTCTTCGTCCGACCATGCAGGGCCCGGTTCCTATCTGGGCGATCGACAAGAACACGCCGCGTGCCGGCGGAAGTCTTCTTGCCCTTGCGGTGGGCGCTCTTGCGTACGGCGAGGTTCCGATCGTGCATGCGACGAGCCGTCGCCGCGATGAGATGGAGAAGATTGTGCGGATGACGGTCCGCGAGAATCTCGGATACGTTGTTCTGGACAATGTGGTTGCCGGAACCGACTGGACGCCTGAAGTTCTGCTTTCGGCGACTTCGGGATCCGGACGGGTGATGTCCCGGAACATGGGAACCTACTCTTCGTTTACCGGAAAAACTCCGGCGTTTTTTGTGGTGAACGGGGTGCATCTGAACATCCGGGCTGACGTGACCGGCAGAATGTTTCTGGTGCGGCTCGCTGCACCAAAGGCCTGGCAGGAGATTCGTTTCTCCCGCACAAAGACCGAGCTGCTGGAACTTGCGTCCGCGATGCACCCGCAGGCGGTCTGGGGCGTTGCGGTGCTGCTCCGGTTTTGGCAACAGGCAGGCGAGCCTGCATTCAGGCTCGTGTCCGGGAATCTGTCGGAGTTTCCCGAGTGGCTGCGTGTGGTGGGCGGCGCTCTTGCGCACGCCGGCTGGTCTGCGGTTCTGGCCAATCAGGGCGAGATGCAGAGCGAGGAGAACGAGGCGGATGTTGAAGGGGCTGAGTTGGTGGCGGCGCTGTATGCGGTGTTTGGCGAGAGAGCATTTTCAGCGAAGGCGCTGCTGAAGATTCTGGTTGCGGAAGGTGCCGCCCGAAAGAGCGGGACCGGGCATGAGGGTCTGCTGAATTATGCGGATGAGGCGATGATCCGGTCCGCGGTTTCTGGCACGCTCTCTTCGGTGAAGGTGGGAATGTGGCTGAAAGAGTATGTGGGGACACGGTTTGCAGGAGCAGAGTGGTATGTGGAGAGATCTGATGTTAGAATCGAAAACGTTCGACAGTATCATCTCGTTCCGGTGGAGAGTCAAACTGTCCTCTGCTAATACTCTGCTACCCTTATCATCTTTTTTTTGGTTGAATCTTGGTATTTTTTGCTATGGGATGTTTCAATTAGATATTGCTAGGTTGCCTGATTGAGTGTATTTATGGTTTGGATCATATGGTCCTCTTCTGTTGTCATTTTTGAAGGTTGTGAAATTCCTCTGAACCTAGCAACATAGCAATTACATTATTTTTGTGGGTAAAATTTCTGTTTGAGAGAGAAACAATCCTATCTCTTGTTGGAATGGCTAGCATGTGGATAGTGTTTTTTGTGACATTTTTATAAGATATTATATATTCAATTGTGATACGAATATTTATCATTGAAAAAAAATAATTATCACATATGTTGCCGTTGTGGGTATGGATATCTGCCACCTGTGTTATAGTTGGTTTGATTCTGTTAGCTGTTGATTATGAACTGAACAGTAACAAAGGCAATGTATCAGGCGGACATCAATTATTCATCCAGGCACAACTTCGACAAAAACATCGAAATGACGCTGATTTTTGTGTTTTCTGTGATCTCAAAAATTACCACTCTTCCACTTTGATCAATCTCACCCTGCATATCAGTGCTGATGCTCCTACAGAGGGGTCAGACCAAGTCTGGGATCAAACCACTCTTTCCATCGGCAATTTTCCGGGGAATTCTTCTCAGACATTTCAGGAATATCTTACAGTGCCACTTGGTGTCACCACTGCATTTACCGCAACACTTACCGGCAATAATATTTCTCCATTATCGGTGACAACAGAGAGGATTATGGTATGAGGTGTGGTCAATGACATTTCTGAAATCTGTGGGTATATGGCTCGTTGTTTTTGGTATCGTATTCGGATTCTGGCAAAGTGGTGTCGTCGGTGTTGTTTTTGATTCTGTGTTAGGGGGAAATTCCAATACTGTTCCGATCGTTGCGGCGCCAACACAAAATATTCCTGTCTCCACATCGGGATACGCCTCCCCTACAAATGCGATGATGCGAACAGCGAGTCCAACACCCACAGAGGCGGGGTATTATGATCGAGAATATACTTGGAAATATAAGGGGACAACGTGGTATTATTCCATATCAATTCCGAAGAGTACATACAATTATTATCGGAATCTGGATCATACCTCTCGCGATTATTCTAAGTATGGTTCAGACGAATATACTAAAAAATATCTGGGCAATCTTGCCAAGATGTTTAAGGACAAGGGGAGGGAGTACGGATATTCTGATTCGGAAAATGTCATGAATGCAGTTGCTTTTGTTCAATCACTTCCCTATACGTCAGACAAGGTGACCACAGGCTATGATGAGTATCCGCGATATCCGATTGAGACACTCGTGGACAACGGTGGAGACTGTGAGGATACCGCTATCTTTACCGCGGCTTTACTGCGGCAGATGGGATATGGAGTAGTGCTGATTAATCCACCGGGTCATATGGCTGTCGGAGTGAAAGGTGGGGAAAATGTTCATGGTACCTATTATAATTATAATGGAGTAAAGTACTTCTATTTGGAAACAACAAGTAGTGGTTGGGATATTGGACAAATGCCCTCGGAATATAAAAATACGAAGGTGAAGATTATCCCAATATAATTCCTACATATTTATTGTCCTGTTTTTCTGATATCAATAGGTGTGATCTCTCTATGCCCGACTCCTTCCCCAAAGCCGTCATCTTCGACCTCGACAACACCCTGCACAGCCTCCTCCTCGCCCGCATCCGTGCAGCAGAAGTCCTGGCAATCCATCTCGACGACCCTTTGGGCGAACTGACCCTCCGGTTTTTGAACGGCGACAAACCAACGCTCGTCACTGATACTCTCACACCGTATCTTGCGGAGCGTGACAACCTCTCCGAAGACCTGCTCGCCCAGTGCAGCTGGCTCTACTTTGCCGTTGAACGAAATTGCCTGGAACCATTTGTTGGCATCGCAGAACTTCTCGCCACCCTGCACAGTACCGAAGTTCGGCTTGCTGTCATCACCAACTCCAAAGAAACCGATGCTCTTGACCGGTTGAAAACTCTTGGACTCTTCGAATACTTTACCGCAGTCGTCGCCCCCGAGACCTTCGGCGTCAAAAAACCAAACCCGCTTGTCTATCAGAAAACCCTTGAGCTGCTTGGCGTTTCAGCTGATGAAGCAGTCATGATCGGCGACCGGCTTGATCGCGACGTAATTCCGGCCCGGGAAGCAGGCATGCGTGCGGTTCACGTAGTCTACGGATCATTTGAGGCGGGCGAGGAAGGAGCGGTGAGAAAGGTGGAAGAGATATTGACGTCCTTTCTGTAATATAACATATAAATGTATTGTAACCCGAAAATCTCCCTCCAAACTCATCTGATGTATTTTTCGGTGTTTTTCGAAATTGCGCCAAATAATTTACCTGAATTATATGTAATGGATATGTAACACCATTCTATCCCCAATAAGGGAGATACTTGCGATTCCGTGCAGACCTCCCCTCTCCTTCAGGATCCTGAATCTTAATTAATCCTTTCTCCTGAGTTTGTTTCAAGACTCGCGACGCCAGCGGATAGTTCCTCTCTTCAATACCCAACCTATTGCGCAACGTCGTATTCGTCATGTACTCCCGCTTCACATAACACAAACAACTATGCTGATAACAAGCTCGAACTTTATCCTGTTGTCCCATTTCCGCTAACGTCTCATACGCAAACATCGTCACTCGGAAATATCCATTTCCCTCCTCAAAATCCGGTGCTGGCAACTGATAATCCTCAATCGCCGTAATCGCACGATCCACCCCGCTTCCCCGTTCCTCACACATTCTCATTCTCCTCATCAATCGTGCCAGTCGTTCATTTCGGGACCTCGGTGCACAATCAATCAAACGATCAATCGCAACCAGTGGTTTACCTGGATTCATGATCTCCATCCTCTTGGAAAACAGCTCTACCATTGGGCTGACACCTGTCTCCAAAAAATCCTGATGAATCACTGCATTTGCCAGAAATTCACGTATTGCCACAGTAGGGTACATCTTTGCATCCTTGCGGAGAGCCCCTTCAATAATTTCATTTGACGGCAACTGATCCTCGATTATCGTAATTGCTCGCTGTAAAGAAAGAGCATACCCTTCAGGTAAAACCCACTCTTTCTTCGCATGCAACCGATCCGAACCAGAGTAGAGAATAATTCTCAGCATTTTTCGTCCCAAATTCGGGAGCCTGTCCAGATTCCTGGCAAAGAGAATTGCACCAAGATTTGTGATACTATAGCGATTTCCAATCCGTACAATCAAATTTTCCTGACCGAGTCGTTCCATCTGAGCATCCTTTGTCTCTGGCAAAGGAAGTTCCAGCAACGAAAACACCTTCGGAACGTCAAGAATCTCATACACCTCATTCAAAGTCAGATTATCCGCAGCAGGATCCGCTTCAAATCTTCTCTGTTCCAGTTTCTTCCACAATTCCCTCTCCTTAAGAGGATAATCATCTAGACGACCA from Methanorbis furvi includes these protein-coding regions:
- the fmt gene encoding methionyl-tRNA formyltransferase; the encoded protein is MRVLFMGTPAYAVPALEAVAAEHEIVGVVTRVDKPNRRGNKIVFSPVKEYALAHDIPIFQPESMRDPQLFADLAALHADIGVVVAFGMMIPDEIINLPPQKIINIHGSLLPRYRGAAPMQYSVLNGDEEAGVSIMYITKDLDAGDVILSKSLAVGGDETFGELHDRLAALGAKALVEALERVSSGDVCATPQDHAKATFAPSITKEECVIDWSMPARMIHNRIRGLSPAPCANTRLPDGKRLLVYRSERVFGEHAGEPGQVVDVLKRKGPVVMTGDGALCILSAKPEGKKEMPGFELVNGHYLSVGARLESLKRE
- the def gene encoding peptide deformylase translates to MRVYIYGETVLSAGCTPVDAITPELVQQLEEMVPFMRNSRGVGLAAPQIGVPQRFFVMDAGDKLRKVINPEILSAGNSTSEMEEGCLSIPGVHKKVRRPKRILVRYQNETGETIEEELKDFPARVFQHEYDHLDGVLFVDRLTPIARKMVARDLERLAGEKAE
- a CDS encoding transglutaminase-like domain-containing protein, translated to MTFLKSVGIWLVVFGIVFGFWQSGVVGVVFDSVLGGNSNTVPIVAAPTQNIPVSTSGYASPTNAMMRTASPTPTEAGYYDREYTWKYKGTTWYYSISIPKSTYNYYRNLDHTSRDYSKYGSDEYTKKYLGNLAKMFKDKGREYGYSDSENVMNAVAFVQSLPYTSDKVTTGYDEYPRYPIETLVDNGGDCEDTAIFTAALLRQMGYGVVLINPPGHMAVGVKGGENVHGTYYNYNGVKYFYLETTSSGWDIGQMPSEYKNTKVKIIPI
- the thiC gene encoding phosphomethylpyrimidine synthase ThiC, with translation MHSILRDCRNGDLSGLVEAAKAEGMTPEALAGNIAAGRTILLKNARRPYTPCVIGEGARVKVNVNIGTSGQRCDPTMEIEKANAAIANGADAIMDLSTGGDLAAMRKEILKLPIPVGTVPVYEAVRRAGNVIDLSADLLFKVIREQAEQGVDFMTLHCGVNLEVVETLRLDPRVMGVVSRGGSFHTAMMLASGEENPLYAEYEYLLEILDEYEIALSLGDGMRPGAYVDSTRLAKSQEYLTLGKLARVAHAKGVQRMIEGPGHMDYNEISYNVKMIKEITGFAPLYLLGPLVTDIAPGYDHITGAIGGAAAAAAGADFLCMVSPSEHLALPDTRDIIEGTRVAKVAAHVGDLTRRREAELPRQAAMAEARRTLDWEGQYALSLFGDHARAVHDRDGACETCSMCGDLCAIKIVEKALEKKI
- a CDS encoding ATP-binding protein gives rise to the protein MKTETLSELIRGFCRNEREDTFYDFKTNYAEPRKIGRDISALSNAATLADQTHGYLIYGVDDKTHEIVGTTFRPKTVKGEGNEDLIPWLTRLLTPRLDFEVRELVLEEKQVVIFEIPAAYLQPVSFEKVKYIRIDTTTGRLDDYPLKERELWKKLEQRRFEADPAADNLTLNEVYEILDVPKVFSLLELPLPETKDAQMERLGQENLIVRIGNRYSITNLGAILFARNLDRLPNLGRKMLRIILYSGSDRLHAKKEWVLPEGYALSLQRAITIIEDQLPSNEIIEGALRKDAKMYPTVAIREFLANAVIHQDFLETGVSPMVELFSKRMEIMNPGKPLVAIDRLIDCAPRSRNERLARLMRRMRMCEERGSGVDRAITAIEDYQLPAPDFEEGNGYFRVTMFAYETLAEMGQQDKVRACYQHSCLCYVKREYMTNTTLRNRLGIEERNYPLASRVLKQTQEKGLIKIQDPEGEGRSARNRKYLPYWG
- a CDS encoding GIY-YIG nuclease family protein, with the translated sequence MDKGIYCLILECTAPQTVRVGALGELDFPSGWYLYAGSALGSGGLSRVSRHVRFYREQYRKPKWHIDYLLASPEVRLCRTVCAKTESDLECVLAASLGGDGVPSFGCSDCDCATHLFYRKEMPEAEVLAAFERTGLCGSVHVVDEILKRE
- a CDS encoding MBL fold metallo-hydrolase, coding for MSEPIRWLREIGWRSNSYVCGSILVDASQPVTTVAPYKDQIETIVLTHGHYDHMANVRALADLCNAEVCVGAGDLTFLSDDSLCLSTHFGEHAPGISATPLNNGDRVGEFVVINTPGHTRGSICLYREEDGALIAGDTLFPHGSFGRTDLPTGNHADLIASVNRLAELRIESLWCGHDMPVPSGAMRDVLLSQAEVPKYG
- a CDS encoding HAD family hydrolase; amino-acid sequence: MPDSFPKAVIFDLDNTLHSLLLARIRAAEVLAIHLDDPLGELTLRFLNGDKPTLVTDTLTPYLAERDNLSEDLLAQCSWLYFAVERNCLEPFVGIAELLATLHSTEVRLAVITNSKETDALDRLKTLGLFEYFTAVVAPETFGVKKPNPLVYQKTLELLGVSADEAVMIGDRLDRDVIPAREAGMRAVHVVYGSFEAGEEGAVRKVEEILTSFL